From Rhodoferax sp. AJA081-3, the proteins below share one genomic window:
- a CDS encoding TIGR03862 family flavoprotein, whose product MNADTPSSSSPSSLPVVVIGGGPAGLMAAQVISDAGLPVHLYDAMPSIGRKFLLAGKGGLNLTHSEGADTFAGRYGARRETIAGLLQDMDATAVCAWAQGLGIETFVGSSGRVFPKDMKAAPLLRAWLQRLRNPNSGVGVQFHMRHRWTGWSQDTGTLQFDTPQGPVQVQAAAVVLALGGGSWARLGSNGAWVPLLAARGVAVAPLLPANCGFDVKGGWSEHFSSRFAGQAFKTVKIAVKTSQGVEFVRKGEFVATTTGVEGSLVYAASSLLRDDIIRTGSATFHLDLLPDMSPEKVLADVRHPRGTRSLSSHLKSRLNIDGIKAAILYELVSKEAMADPAQLAAAIKAVPITLTATRPIDEAISTAGGVLFEALTPGLMLESVPGVFCAGEMLDWEAPTGGYLLQACFASGKRAGQGVAEYLQAK is encoded by the coding sequence ATGAATGCTGATACCCCTTCGTCGTCGTCACCATCGTCCCTGCCCGTTGTGGTGATCGGGGGCGGCCCCGCCGGCCTGATGGCCGCCCAGGTGATCAGTGATGCCGGCCTGCCCGTGCACCTGTATGACGCCATGCCGTCCATTGGCCGCAAGTTTTTACTGGCTGGCAAGGGTGGACTGAACCTGACCCACTCCGAAGGCGCCGACACCTTTGCCGGCCGTTACGGCGCGCGGCGCGAAACCATTGCCGGCCTGTTGCAGGACATGGACGCCACGGCCGTATGTGCCTGGGCCCAAGGCTTGGGTATAGAGACCTTTGTGGGCTCTTCCGGGCGCGTATTCCCCAAGGACATGAAGGCCGCGCCGCTGTTGCGCGCCTGGTTGCAGCGCCTGCGCAACCCTAACTCTGGCGTTGGTGTGCAGTTCCACATGCGCCACCGCTGGACCGGCTGGTCGCAGGACACCGGCACTCTGCAGTTCGATACTCCACAAGGCCCGGTACAGGTGCAAGCCGCTGCCGTGGTGCTGGCGCTGGGCGGCGGTAGCTGGGCCCGCCTGGGCTCCAACGGCGCCTGGGTGCCGCTGCTTGCCGCGCGCGGCGTGGCCGTAGCGCCCCTGTTGCCCGCCAACTGCGGTTTTGACGTGAAAGGCGGCTGGAGCGAACACTTCTCCAGCCGTTTTGCCGGCCAGGCCTTCAAGACGGTGAAGATTGCGGTCAAGACCTCGCAAGGCGTTGAGTTTGTCCGCAAGGGTGAATTTGTGGCCACCACCACCGGTGTGGAGGGTAGCCTGGTCTATGCCGCATCCAGCCTGTTGCGTGACGACATCATCCGCACCGGCAGCGCCACCTTCCACCTGGACCTGCTGCCCGACATGAGCCCCGAGAAGGTGCTGGCCGACGTGCGCCACCCGCGCGGGACCCGGTCGCTCTCCAGCCACCTGAAAAGCCGCTTGAACATCGACGGCATCAAGGCCGCCATCCTGTACGAACTGGTATCCAAAGAAGCCATGGCCGACCCTGCGCAGTTGGCCGCAGCCATCAAGGCCGTGCCCATCACGCTGACGGCCACCCGGCCCATCGACGAAGCCATCAGCACCGCCGGCGGTGTGTTGTTTGAGGCGCTGACGCCGGGCCTGATGCTGGAGTCGGTACCCGGTGTGTTTTGCGCCGGTGAAATGCTGGACTGGGAAGCCCCAACCGGCGGCTACCTGCTGCAAGCCTGTTTTGCCAGTGGCAAACGTGCAGGGCAGGGTGTGGCGGAGTACTTGCAAGCGAAATAG
- a CDS encoding type B 50S ribosomal protein L31, giving the protein MKEGIHPNYREVCFMDMSNNFKFVTRSCANTKEMITMEDGRELPLYKLDTTSESHPFYTGTQKSVDNMGGRVERFRNRFGKTAATAAK; this is encoded by the coding sequence ATGAAAGAAGGCATTCACCCCAATTACCGTGAAGTGTGTTTCATGGACATGTCCAACAACTTCAAGTTTGTGACACGTTCTTGCGCCAACACCAAGGAAATGATCACGATGGAAGACGGCCGCGAACTGCCGTTGTACAAGTTGGACACCACCAGCGAATCGCACCCTTTCTACACTGGTACACAGAAATCTGTGGACAACATGGGTGGACGCGTGGAGCGCTTCCGCAACCGTTTCGGCAAAACAGCCGCTACAGCCGCGAAGTAA
- a CDS encoding PD-(D/E)XK nuclease family protein: MTSIAKIDFPGARNADAAERHPAVQLWTHAVHGLLPRVHAEMSLRRAHPARTLVLLPYAQLRPLATRLWAQQFPDGFAPQFETTQNWSTAMGWPRPGATDIAFDMAQDTLTASALLRAAGLGAQQDALAGLLVQAAHQLGPLAAARAPGDRVTWVLEARDAAVTGMESAVLAMEAAVARIAVEWAGQSAYASDLLFDAGIRDGVDCLLMVQGLATDPMLPALRQVWGELMTSLPLAVNPASESGVDASAIAWHACRDAEDEAHRTAACAIAHIAAGRYPLALVSSDRALTRRVRSMLEGVDVQIRDENGWKLSTSHAGAQVMALLKAAVWNASSDAVLGWLKGAPAFASSVAELETAIRRDQTSDWRRVVQGTAVQKSPSCQQCHAAANAVRDGLQGSRTLTGWLPALRAALQASGLWDYLNTDEAGTKVLAALRLAGPALQAWEALSQQALWSARRMDLAEFTHWVNQALEGASFQPPYPLHEQLVILPMSQMLGRPFAAVVLAGCDEVRLNPSPEPPGGWTAAQRAALGLPSRDDLQAIALAAWQHALQTPFCDVLWRCSDDTGETLLPSVLVQQVQLARGNPPLAEDPRLNRDLVPAPVLQPLPVGQLVPVAHLSASAYEDLRNCPYRFFAMRQLGLQSVDELETSVDKRDFGLWIHEVLKRFHEALALRNHPDAAVKLQLLDEASVATTESMGLGEGEFLPFAAAWPTVRDGYLRWLERHEASGATFNSAEVAQTQRIGPVKLLGRIDRIDQLADGSVLVLDYKTEASAKTAGRVKDPLEDTQLAFYAALLPNDTLQAAYVNVGEKDGTKSHAQPDVVEARDALIHGIVVDMERIAKGAALPALGEGATCDFCQARGLCRKDFWKTV; this comes from the coding sequence ATGACCAGCATAGCGAAAATTGATTTCCCAGGCGCACGGAACGCCGACGCGGCAGAGCGCCACCCGGCCGTGCAGTTGTGGACCCACGCGGTCCACGGGTTGTTACCGCGGGTCCATGCCGAGATGTCGCTACGCCGTGCGCACCCGGCCCGCACCTTGGTTCTGTTGCCCTATGCGCAGTTGCGCCCGTTGGCCACACGGCTGTGGGCGCAACAATTTCCCGACGGTTTTGCGCCGCAGTTCGAGACCACGCAAAACTGGAGCACCGCCATGGGCTGGCCCAGGCCGGGTGCCACCGACATCGCCTTTGACATGGCGCAGGACACCTTGACAGCATCGGCCCTGCTGCGTGCGGCCGGGCTGGGCGCACAGCAGGACGCATTGGCCGGCCTTTTGGTGCAGGCCGCACACCAACTGGGCCCGTTGGCCGCCGCCCGCGCGCCCGGCGATCGCGTCACCTGGGTGTTGGAAGCGCGGGATGCGGCGGTGACGGGCATGGAGTCTGCCGTTTTGGCGATGGAGGCCGCTGTTGCCCGTATTGCCGTTGAGTGGGCGGGCCAATCGGCCTATGCCAGCGACTTGTTATTTGACGCAGGCATACGCGACGGTGTGGATTGCCTGCTGATGGTCCAAGGCCTGGCCACAGACCCCATGCTGCCCGCCTTGCGGCAGGTTTGGGGCGAACTCATGACCAGCCTGCCCCTGGCGGTGAACCCGGCGTCGGAGTCGGGCGTGGATGCCAGCGCCATTGCCTGGCACGCATGCCGCGACGCCGAAGACGAAGCGCACCGCACCGCAGCCTGTGCCATCGCCCATATTGCCGCTGGGCGCTACCCGCTGGCGCTGGTGTCCTCGGACCGTGCGTTGACTCGCCGGGTACGTTCCATGCTGGAGGGTGTGGACGTACAAATCCGTGATGAAAACGGCTGGAAGCTGTCCACCAGCCATGCGGGGGCGCAAGTCATGGCCCTGCTCAAGGCCGCTGTGTGGAACGCATCCAGTGACGCCGTGCTGGGCTGGCTCAAAGGCGCACCGGCCTTCGCATCGTCCGTGGCCGAGCTGGAAACCGCCATCCGGCGCGATCAGACCAGCGACTGGCGCCGTGTGGTCCAGGGGACTGCGGTGCAAAAGTCTCCGTCCTGCCAGCAATGCCATGCCGCAGCCAACGCCGTGCGGGATGGTCTGCAAGGCAGCCGTACGTTGACGGGTTGGTTGCCCGCGCTGCGCGCTGCATTACAAGCCAGTGGCCTGTGGGACTATCTGAACACCGATGAAGCGGGCACCAAAGTGCTGGCGGCCTTGCGGCTGGCGGGGCCTGCGCTGCAAGCCTGGGAGGCCCTGTCGCAGCAGGCCTTGTGGTCGGCGCGGCGCATGGATCTGGCGGAGTTCACGCACTGGGTCAACCAGGCGCTGGAAGGTGCCAGTTTCCAGCCCCCGTACCCCTTGCACGAACAACTGGTGATCCTGCCCATGAGCCAGATGCTGGGCCGCCCCTTCGCCGCCGTGGTGCTGGCGGGCTGTGACGAGGTGCGCCTGAACCCCTCACCCGAACCGCCTGGTGGCTGGACCGCCGCGCAGCGCGCGGCTTTGGGTCTGCCATCGCGCGACGACCTGCAGGCCATCGCCCTGGCCGCCTGGCAACATGCGCTGCAGACGCCTTTTTGTGATGTATTGTGGCGCTGCAGTGACGACACCGGCGAAACCCTGTTGCCCAGCGTGTTGGTGCAGCAGGTGCAATTGGCCAGAGGCAATCCGCCGTTGGCAGAAGACCCCCGGTTGAACCGGGACCTTGTGCCCGCACCCGTGTTGCAGCCCTTGCCCGTGGGGCAATTGGTGCCGGTGGCCCATCTGTCGGCCAGCGCATACGAGGATTTGCGCAACTGCCCATACCGCTTCTTTGCGATGCGCCAGCTCGGCCTGCAATCGGTGGATGAGCTGGAAACCAGCGTGGATAAACGCGACTTTGGCCTGTGGATACACGAGGTGCTGAAGCGTTTCCACGAAGCCCTTGCCCTGCGCAACCACCCCGATGCTGCAGTAAAGCTGCAGCTGCTGGACGAAGCCAGTGTGGCAACCACCGAGTCCATGGGCCTTGGGGAAGGTGAATTTTTGCCATTCGCCGCCGCCTGGCCCACGGTGCGTGATGGTTATCTGCGCTGGCTGGAGCGCCACGAGGCCAGCGGCGCCACCTTCAACAGCGCGGAGGTCGCGCAGACCCAGCGTATTGGCCCGGTCAAGCTGCTCGGGCGCATTGACCGCATAGACCAACTGGCGGATGGATCGGTGCTGGTGCTGGACTACAAAACCGAGGCCAGTGCCAAGACCGCAGGCCGTGTCAAAGACCCGCTGGAAGACACCCAACTGGCCTTCTACGCCGCTTTGTTGCCCAACGACACGCTGCAGGCCGCCTATGTGAATGTGGGTGAGAAGGATGGCACCAAATCCCATGCCCAGCCCGATGTGGTTGAGGCGCGCGACGCCTTGATCCACGGCATCGTGGTGGACATGGAACGTATTGCGAAGGGCGCTGCCTTGCCTGCATTGGGCGAGGGCGCCACCTGCGACTTTTGCCAGGCCCGCGGCCTGTGCCGCAAAGACTTCTGGAAAACCGTATGA
- the rho gene encoding transcription termination factor Rho yields the protein MHLNELKALHVSEVLKQAEELEIENTGRMRKQELMFAIIKKRARTGEQIIADGVLEILPDGFGFLRSPDTSYTASTDDIYISPSQVRRFNLHTGDMIEGEVRTPKDGERYFALNKLDKVNGGGPEENKHKVMFENLTPLFPKEQMRLERDIKGEENITGRVIDIIAPIGKGQRALIVAQPKSGKTVMMQHIAHAISANYPDSYLMVLLIDERPEEVTEMQRTVKGEVIASTFDEPAARHVHVAEMVIERAKRLVELKKDVVILLDSITRLARAYNNVVPSSGKVLTGGVDSNALQRPKRFLGAARNVEEGGSLTIIATALVDTGSRMDEVIFEEFKGTGNSEIHLDRRLYEKRVFPSIQLNRSGTRREELLLQPEILQKTRILRQFLYNMDEIESMEMVLKQMRATKTNSEFFDMMRRGG from the coding sequence ATGCACTTAAACGAACTCAAGGCACTGCACGTGTCGGAAGTCCTGAAGCAAGCTGAAGAGCTTGAGATTGAAAACACCGGCCGCATGCGCAAGCAGGAGCTGATGTTCGCCATCATCAAGAAGCGGGCCCGTACCGGCGAGCAGATCATTGCCGACGGTGTGCTGGAAATCCTGCCCGATGGTTTTGGCTTTTTGCGCAGCCCCGACACCAGCTACACCGCCAGCACGGACGACATCTACATCAGCCCCAGCCAGGTGCGCCGTTTTAACCTGCACACCGGCGACATGATTGAAGGCGAAGTGCGCACCCCCAAAGATGGTGAGCGTTACTTTGCTCTGAACAAGCTGGACAAGGTCAACGGTGGTGGACCCGAAGAGAACAAACACAAGGTCATGTTCGAAAACTTGACGCCCCTGTTCCCTAAAGAACAAATGCGTCTGGAGCGCGACATCAAGGGTGAAGAAAACATCACCGGCCGTGTCATCGACATCATCGCCCCCATTGGCAAAGGCCAACGCGCACTGATCGTCGCCCAACCCAAGAGCGGCAAAACGGTGATGATGCAGCACATTGCACACGCCATTTCCGCCAACTACCCCGACAGCTACCTGATGGTCCTGCTCATCGACGAGCGTCCAGAAGAAGTGACCGAAATGCAGCGCACCGTCAAGGGTGAGGTGATTGCCTCCACCTTCGACGAACCCGCCGCACGCCACGTGCACGTCGCCGAAATGGTGATTGAACGTGCCAAGCGTTTGGTCGAACTGAAAAAAGATGTGGTCATCCTGCTGGATTCCATCACCCGTCTGGCCCGCGCCTACAACAATGTGGTGCCCTCATCCGGCAAGGTCCTGACCGGCGGCGTGGACTCCAACGCCCTGCAGCGCCCTAAGCGTTTCCTGGGTGCTGCGCGCAATGTGGAAGAAGGCGGTTCGCTGACCATCATTGCCACCGCGCTGGTCGACACCGGCAGCCGCATGGACGAAGTGATTTTTGAAGAATTCAAGGGCACGGGCAATAGCGAAATCCACCTGGACCGCCGCCTGTACGAAAAGCGTGTGTTCCCGTCCATCCAGCTCAACCGCAGCGGTACCCGCCGCGAAGAATTGCTGCTGCAGCCCGAAATTTTGCAGAAGACCCGCATCCTGCGCCAGTTTTTGTACAACATGGACGAAATCGAGTCCATGGAAATGGTGCTCAAACAAATGCGCGCCACCAAGACCAATAGTGAGTTCTTCGACATGATGCGTCGGGGTGGATAG
- the trxA gene encoding thioredoxin TrxA, translating to MANDLIKHVTDATFESDVLKSEQPILVDYWAEWCGPCKMIAPILDEVSTTYAGKLNIAKMNVDENREIPAKFGIRGIPTLMLFKDGQLAATKVGALSKAQLVAFIDQQLA from the coding sequence ATGGCCAACGACCTGATCAAACATGTAACCGACGCCACCTTCGAATCCGATGTGCTGAAGTCTGAGCAGCCGATTCTGGTGGACTATTGGGCCGAATGGTGCGGTCCCTGCAAAATGATTGCCCCGATTCTGGACGAAGTCTCCACCACCTACGCTGGCAAACTCAATATTGCCAAGATGAATGTGGACGAGAACCGCGAGATCCCCGCCAAGTTCGGCATCCGCGGCATCCCCACCCTGATGCTGTTCAAGGACGGCCAGCTGGCGGCTACCAAGGTTGGCGCCCTGAGCAAGGCCCAGTTGGTTGCTTTTATTGACCAGCAACTGGCGTAA
- the phoR gene encoding phosphate regulon sensor histidine kinase PhoR, with amino-acid sequence MYWRFFTLVLCQASAAGFAWLLAPKGQALQWTLGMALLGGYLWVVLDSVRGVRLLRWLRDGAVADLALGNGLWGEASDRVRRMLRASSRLTVESESRLKDFLAALQASPNGVVLLDAEARIEWFNQTAADHFGFDVRRDLLQHFGNLVRDPSFAAYLNQRDFLHGINMPGRDSSNAKPVTLSVNLHAYGEGRLLLLSRDITAVEQAEAMRRDFVANVSHEIRTPLTVLAGFVETLQTLPLDDQERQRYLGLMSQQATRMQTLVVDLLTLSRLEGSPLPSTHEWVSVDVLMQQCEQDARDLSHLLLSESHDLVFERVQGCEIAGSALELHSAMSNLIGNAIRYTPAQRRIEVGFNALADGGALFFVKDQGPGIAQEHIPRLTERFYRVDRSRSRETGGTGLGLAIVKHVAQRHGAELTIESQPGKGSTFSLTFPPQRVRSALQVPSLH; translated from the coding sequence ATGTACTGGCGGTTTTTTACACTGGTTTTGTGCCAAGCTAGCGCTGCTGGTTTCGCGTGGTTGTTAGCGCCCAAGGGGCAGGCATTGCAATGGACATTGGGAATGGCCCTGTTGGGCGGCTACCTGTGGGTTGTACTGGATAGCGTGCGTGGTGTCCGCCTGTTGCGGTGGCTGCGCGATGGCGCGGTCGCTGATCTGGCCCTCGGAAACGGGCTCTGGGGCGAGGCTTCTGACCGGGTACGGCGCATGCTGCGGGCGAGTAGCCGGCTGACCGTGGAGAGTGAGAGCCGATTGAAGGACTTTCTGGCCGCCTTGCAGGCGTCTCCCAATGGCGTGGTGTTGCTGGACGCCGAGGCCCGTATTGAGTGGTTCAACCAAACAGCGGCCGACCATTTCGGCTTTGATGTGCGCCGAGACCTGCTCCAGCATTTTGGCAATCTGGTGCGTGACCCCAGCTTTGCGGCATATCTCAACCAGCGCGACTTTTTGCACGGCATCAACATGCCGGGGCGGGACAGCAGCAACGCCAAACCCGTCACCTTGTCAGTGAATTTGCATGCCTATGGTGAAGGCCGCTTGTTGCTGCTTTCCAGGGACATCACGGCAGTGGAGCAGGCGGAAGCCATGCGGCGCGATTTTGTTGCCAATGTTTCGCACGAAATTCGCACACCCTTGACCGTGCTGGCGGGCTTTGTAGAAACCCTGCAGACTCTGCCGCTGGACGATCAGGAGCGCCAACGGTACCTGGGGTTGATGTCGCAGCAGGCAACCCGTATGCAAACCCTGGTAGTTGACCTGTTGACCCTCTCACGGTTGGAAGGAAGCCCCTTGCCATCCACCCATGAATGGGTATCGGTTGACGTGTTGATGCAGCAGTGTGAGCAGGATGCGAGGGACCTGTCACACCTGTTGTTGTCTGAATCGCATGACTTGGTGTTTGAGCGTGTCCAGGGGTGCGAAATTGCGGGCTCAGCTCTGGAACTGCACAGTGCGATGTCCAACCTGATTGGCAACGCGATCCGTTACACGCCGGCGCAGCGCCGCATCGAAGTGGGCTTTAATGCGCTGGCCGACGGTGGCGCCCTGTTTTTTGTCAAAGACCAGGGGCCGGGCATTGCACAGGAGCACATCCCGCGGCTGACAGAACGTTTTTACCGCGTAGACCGCAGCCGTTCGCGGGAGACAGGTGGAACCGGTTTGGGCTTGGCCATTGTCAAACATGTGGCCCAGCGGCATGGGGCGGAGCTGACGATTGAAAGCCAGCCCGGGAAAGGCTCTACTTTTTCTCTGACGTTTCCGCCACAGCGGGTTCGATCTGCACTGCAGGTGCCGAGTCTTCATTAG
- a CDS encoding exodeoxyribonuclease V subunit beta → MTTAHDDSASPPLEAWAAERSAPCPPPALRAPPLPAQNALPPRLLAAFEHNGATVERARFYAIACDPRRSVAVEACAGAGKTWMLVSRIVRALLEGSAPHEILAITFTKKAAGEMRQRLQEWLLHFSHQSDTELRQELIHRGLTQEPTPAQLQTLRGLHETLLMAGRPVQIRTFHSWFAALLRSAPLQALADLGLPTQYELLENDAKAVALVWPRFQSGVAAEPDARQDYLDAVATHGRHQTHKALEEALNKRVEFALADEQGIVDASVLHFAQQFPAFTDVPTPAALLRSARVRGLLLDAARLLGASTLKTCLEAATALEQAVSADDLAAVQDALLTQKGTPRKLSDKLTGIETVRQAQDCLIEIAQAQAQHAAWLHQQRMARLTRLLVVEYAQLKRERGWIDMGDLERSALALMSDEVLSGWVQERLDARVRHLLIDEFQDTNPLQWQALSAWLSSYAGAGNAPSVFLVGDPKQSIYRFRRAEPQVFKAAQRFVADGLGGDLLSCDHTRRNAPAIIGLVNDVMAQAQEAREFEGFRAHSTESQAAGAIFKLPRLGREAADEAAASATVGECANAESMDAAPAEEGLAAHWRDSLTTPRLVAEETRKTLGCRQAARWLAQQLQTGALKPQDIMVLARKRERLSLMQAELSKLRIPAQQPEKSELADMPEVQDLIGLLDALVSPAHDLSLARALKSPLFSVTDDDLVQLVLRQRAFLAAGKLAAQASLFDEVDASAEAATKPLAKLSWFQVLQQTTDLPPTLTPIGATLALWKSWVDTLPPHDALSAIYHHGDVLARFASATPANQRDAVLANLRALLSAALQVDGGRYVTAYALVRALRAGGNPAPVRADAQAVRLLTVHGAKGLEAPLVLLLDTDGEALKAQTMGVLVDWPGEAAYPQRFVYLASESKPPSCVADVLAIEQAARKREELNALYVALTRTQHTLVVSSLQPHIPNAGSWWQRLEAHAAEAPWQAVDNAATTSVEGVVEALFSLPVLPNMPLAPVEYSYAATNSIVDAETGDAADSLDSRIGQAMHRLLERYVPAPSGASRAPAWPDALHSSVAQEFDLDAAQLATAQGMAVRILQGEGAWAWDATQLNWQGNEVGLVYQGRLLRLDRLVQRRTDGRSGAGGADDGQWWVLDYKSNAQPHMQPALCAQLLEYQAAVAKAYAGHTVRAAFLTAFGTLIELPTP, encoded by the coding sequence ATGACAACCGCGCACGACGATTCCGCGTCCCCCCCGCTAGAAGCCTGGGCGGCAGAGCGTTCTGCTCCGTGTCCCCCGCCCGCTTTGCGGGCTCCTCCTTTACCTGCGCAGAACGCTCTGCCGCCCAGGCTTCTAGCTGCTTTCGAGCACAACGGAGCAACCGTCGAGCGCGCCCGCTTTTACGCCATTGCCTGCGACCCTCGCCGCAGCGTTGCTGTAGAGGCCTGCGCCGGTGCGGGTAAGACTTGGATGCTGGTGTCCCGTATCGTGCGGGCCCTGCTGGAAGGCAGTGCGCCGCATGAAATATTAGCGATCACCTTCACCAAAAAGGCCGCCGGGGAAATGCGCCAGCGCCTGCAGGAATGGCTGCTGCACTTCTCCCACCAGAGTGACACCGAACTGCGCCAGGAGCTGATCCACCGCGGCCTGACCCAGGAACCCACACCCGCACAACTGCAAACCCTGCGCGGCTTGCATGAAACCTTGCTGATGGCCGGCCGCCCTGTGCAGATCCGCACCTTCCACAGCTGGTTTGCCGCTTTGTTGCGCAGTGCGCCGCTGCAGGCCCTGGCCGACCTGGGCCTACCCACCCAATACGAATTGCTGGAAAACGACGCCAAGGCCGTGGCCCTGGTCTGGCCGCGTTTTCAGTCGGGTGTGGCGGCTGAACCCGACGCACGCCAGGACTACCTGGACGCCGTCGCCACCCACGGCCGCCACCAGACCCACAAGGCGCTGGAGGAGGCGCTGAACAAACGGGTGGAATTTGCACTGGCGGATGAACAGGGCATCGTGGATGCCTCGGTGTTGCACTTTGCGCAGCAATTCCCCGCCTTTACCGATGTGCCAACCCCCGCGGCCTTGTTGCGCAGTGCACGGGTCCGCGGGCTACTGCTGGACGCGGCACGGCTGCTGGGCGCATCCACGCTCAAGACCTGCCTGGAGGCCGCCACCGCACTGGAGCAGGCCGTCAGCGCAGACGACCTGGCCGCTGTTCAGGACGCACTGCTGACGCAAAAGGGTACGCCCCGCAAGCTCAGCGACAAGCTGACTGGCATAGAAACCGTGCGCCAAGCGCAGGACTGCCTGATAGAGATCGCGCAGGCCCAGGCCCAACACGCGGCCTGGCTGCACCAGCAGCGCATGGCGCGGCTGACGCGCCTGCTGGTGGTCGAATACGCCCAGCTAAAGCGTGAGCGTGGCTGGATCGACATGGGTGACCTGGAGCGCTCTGCGTTGGCCTTGATGTCGGACGAAGTGCTCAGCGGCTGGGTGCAAGAGCGGCTGGATGCGCGTGTGCGCCATCTGTTGATCGACGAATTCCAGGACACCAACCCGCTGCAATGGCAAGCCCTGAGCGCCTGGTTGTCCAGCTACGCCGGTGCCGGTAACGCGCCCAGCGTGTTCCTGGTGGGTGACCCCAAACAAAGCATCTACCGCTTCCGCCGCGCCGAGCCCCAGGTGTTCAAGGCCGCGCAGCGCTTTGTGGCCGATGGTCTGGGCGGCGATTTGCTGAGTTGCGACCACACACGGCGCAATGCGCCCGCCATCATCGGCCTGGTGAACGACGTGATGGCACAGGCCCAGGAAGCGCGCGAGTTTGAAGGCTTTCGGGCCCACAGCACCGAGTCCCAGGCGGCTGGCGCCATCTTCAAGCTGCCGCGCCTGGGGCGAGAAGCGGCTGACGAAGCAGCCGCCAGCGCCACAGTGGGCGAGTGCGCGAATGCCGAATCGATGGACGCAGCGCCCGCTGAAGAAGGCCTTGCCGCCCACTGGCGCGATTCCCTGACCACGCCCCGCCTGGTCGCCGAAGAAACCCGCAAAACGCTGGGATGCCGCCAGGCCGCCCGCTGGCTGGCGCAGCAGTTGCAAACGGGAGCGCTAAAGCCCCAGGACATCATGGTGCTGGCCCGCAAACGCGAGCGCCTGAGCTTGATGCAGGCCGAACTCTCCAAATTGCGCATCCCCGCCCAGCAGCCCGAGAAGAGTGAGCTGGCCGATATGCCTGAGGTGCAGGACCTGATAGGCCTGCTGGACGCCCTGGTGTCGCCCGCGCACGACCTGTCTCTGGCCCGGGCCCTGAAGTCGCCGTTGTTCAGCGTGACGGACGACGACCTGGTGCAACTGGTGCTGCGCCAGCGCGCCTTCCTGGCCGCGGGCAAACTGGCGGCGCAGGCCTCACTGTTTGACGAGGTGGATGCGTCGGCAGAGGCGGCCACCAAACCACTGGCCAAGCTGTCGTGGTTCCAGGTGTTACAACAAACCACCGATCTACCACCCACGCTGACCCCTATCGGCGCCACGTTGGCGCTGTGGAAAAGCTGGGTCGATACCTTGCCCCCGCACGACGCCCTCAGCGCCATCTACCACCACGGGGATGTGCTGGCCCGGTTTGCCTCTGCCACACCCGCCAACCAGCGTGATGCGGTGCTGGCCAATCTGCGTGCGTTGTTGTCCGCTGCCCTGCAGGTGGACGGCGGGCGCTACGTCACCGCCTATGCGCTGGTGCGGGCCCTGCGTGCGGGTGGCAACCCCGCGCCGGTTCGCGCCGATGCCCAGGCGGTACGTCTGCTGACCGTGCACGGCGCCAAGGGTTTGGAGGCGCCGCTGGTGTTGTTGCTGGACACCGATGGAGAGGCCTTGAAGGCCCAGACCATGGGTGTGCTGGTGGACTGGCCAGGCGAGGCCGCCTACCCACAGCGTTTTGTCTACCTGGCCAGTGAATCCAAACCACCGTCCTGCGTGGCCGATGTGCTGGCCATTGAACAAGCTGCGCGCAAACGCGAAGAGCTGAATGCCCTGTACGTGGCGCTGACGCGCACCCAGCACACGCTGGTGGTGTCCAGCCTGCAGCCACACATTCCCAATGCGGGCAGTTGGTGGCAACGGCTGGAGGCCCATGCGGCCGAAGCGCCCTGGCAAGCGGTGGACAACGCCGCCACCACCAGCGTAGAGGGCGTTGTGGAGGCTCTTTTCAGCCTGCCTGTTTTGCCAAATATGCCTCTGGCCCCCGTCGAATATAGCTATGCCGCTACCAATTCAATAGTAGATGCCGAAACCGGGGATGCTGCCGACAGCCTGGACAGCCGCATAGGCCAGGCCATGCACCGCCTGCTGGAGCGCTACGTGCCTGCGCCATCCGGCGCCAGCAGGGCCCCGGCTTGGCCCGATGCGCTGCACAGTAGTGTGGCGCAGGAGTTTGACCTGGACGCCGCCCAGCTCGCCACCGCCCAGGGCATGGCCGTTCGTATCCTGCAGGGCGAGGGCGCCTGGGCCTGGGATGCAACGCAATTGAACTGGCAAGGCAACGAGGTGGGCCTGGTGTACCAAGGCCGCCTGTTGCGCCTGGACCGGCTGGTGCAGCGCCGGACGGATGGACGGAGCGGGGCGGGTGGAGCCGATGACGGACAATGGTGGGTGCTGGACTACAAATCCAACGCCCAACCGCACATGCAACCCGCGTTGTGTGCCCAGCTCCTGGAATACCAGGCTGCGGTTGCCAAGGCATACGCCGGACACACGGTCCGCGCCGCTTTTTTGACTGCCTTTGGCACTTTGATTGAACTACCCACCCCATGA